One part of the Cyprinus carpio isolate SPL01 chromosome B12, ASM1834038v1, whole genome shotgun sequence genome encodes these proteins:
- the LOC122139051 gene encoding guanine nucleotide-binding protein G(I)/G(S)/G(O) subunit gamma-T2-like, with protein MARDMSDKEILKMELDQLKVEVNTPRIAVKTTAPEIIAFVEGLSAEDPLVKGVPEDKNPFKEKGGCIIT; from the exons ATGGCTCGGGACATGTCAGATAAAGAGATCCTAAAGATGGAGCTGGATCAGCTGAAGGTGGAAGTGAACACTCCTCGAATTGCGG TCAAAACTACAGCCCCAGAGATCATTGCGTTTGTTGAGGGGTTGTCTGCTGAAGACCCGCTGGTCAAAGGTGTCCCAGAAGACAAGAACCCTTTCAAGGAGAAGGGTGGATGCATTATTACATAG